The Mycolicibacterium boenickei genome has a segment encoding these proteins:
- the map gene encoding type I methionyl aminopeptidase codes for MIELKTADEIEKMRITGRFVAEVLSALSGLAEVGVNLLDLEHHARDMVKRRGAQSCYWDYAPSFGKGPFRNVICLSVNDAVLHGLPHDYRLRDGDVLSMDFAVSIDGWVADAARTVIVGTPAAADVRLVRATEEALDAGTAAARPGNRLGDISAAIGAVIADYGYPVNLEFGGHGLGRTMHEDPHVSNRGKPGRGMKLRAGMTLALEPWLAAGTDRIVFDRDGWTIRSADGSRTAHTENTVAITEAGPLVLTC; via the coding sequence ATGATCGAGCTGAAGACCGCCGACGAGATCGAGAAGATGCGCATCACCGGACGCTTCGTGGCCGAGGTGCTCAGCGCGTTGAGCGGACTCGCCGAGGTCGGCGTCAACCTGCTCGACCTCGAACACCACGCCCGCGACATGGTCAAGCGTCGTGGGGCGCAGTCCTGCTACTGGGACTACGCGCCGTCGTTCGGCAAGGGGCCGTTCCGCAACGTCATCTGCCTGTCGGTCAACGACGCTGTGCTGCACGGCCTTCCGCACGACTACCGGCTGCGCGACGGCGACGTGCTCAGCATGGACTTCGCGGTGTCCATCGACGGCTGGGTCGCCGACGCGGCGCGCACCGTGATCGTCGGGACTCCCGCGGCTGCCGACGTACGCCTGGTTCGGGCCACCGAGGAGGCGCTGGACGCCGGAACCGCCGCCGCGCGGCCGGGGAACCGGCTCGGTGACATCTCGGCCGCCATCGGGGCCGTGATCGCCGATTACGGCTACCCCGTCAACCTCGAGTTCGGCGGGCACGGGCTGGGGCGCACGATGCACGAGGACCCGCACGTCTCCAACCGGGGCAAGCCGGGGCGCGGCATGAAGCTGCGGGCGGGCATGACGCTGGCACTGGAGCCGTGGCTCGCCGCGGGCACCGACCGCATCGTGTTCGACCGCGACGGCTGGACCATCCGATCCGCCGACGGCTCGCGCACCGCCCACACCGAGAACACCGTCGCGATCACGGAGGCGGGCCCGCTGGTACTCACGTGTTGA
- a CDS encoding MFS transporter: MAADPALDEAQAPTTPGTVRTAVLASVLGTTIEWYDFFLYATAASLVFNHTFFPDQSSFVGTMLAFATFAVGFVVRPIGGFVFGHIGDRIGRKKTLALTMLLMGAATALMGVLPTAAQIGVLAPILLLVLRVVQGFALGGEWAGAVLLAVEHSPRRRRGLFGSIPQVGLALGLALGTGVFVLLQLWLSAEAFQSYGWRIAFLFSVVLVIFGVVVRFRVAETPAFEKLRDDDERSAVPVKEIFRPPALRSTVLGLLSRWGEGAAFNTWGVFTISYATATLHLGKVPVLVVVTAAALLMAVLLPVSGLLADRFSPKAVYASGIAAYAVVVFPAFALFNTGSIAAYAVGMLLAFGVIHAWFYGAQGTLYASLFPTRTRYTGLSTVYQLSGVYASGLTPLILTALIAAGGGAPWLACGYLVATAVVSVIATLLLRPEH, encoded by the coding sequence ATCGCAGCTGACCCGGCCCTAGATGAAGCGCAGGCGCCGACCACTCCCGGCACGGTGCGCACCGCGGTGCTGGCCAGCGTGCTCGGGACGACGATCGAGTGGTACGACTTCTTCCTCTACGCCACGGCCGCGAGCCTGGTGTTCAACCACACCTTCTTCCCGGACCAGAGTTCGTTCGTCGGCACGATGCTGGCGTTCGCCACCTTCGCGGTCGGATTCGTGGTCCGGCCCATCGGCGGATTCGTCTTCGGGCACATCGGTGACCGGATCGGCCGGAAGAAGACGCTCGCCCTGACCATGTTGTTGATGGGCGCGGCCACCGCGCTGATGGGTGTGCTGCCCACCGCCGCGCAGATCGGTGTGCTGGCGCCGATCCTGCTTCTGGTGCTGCGCGTGGTTCAGGGATTCGCGCTCGGCGGTGAGTGGGCCGGCGCGGTGTTGCTGGCCGTCGAGCACAGCCCCCGTCGTCGCCGCGGGCTGTTCGGCAGCATCCCTCAGGTCGGCCTCGCCCTGGGCCTGGCGCTGGGCACCGGGGTGTTCGTGCTGCTGCAGCTGTGGCTTTCGGCCGAAGCGTTCCAGAGCTACGGATGGCGGATCGCGTTCCTGTTCAGCGTGGTGCTGGTGATCTTCGGAGTCGTGGTGCGGTTCCGGGTGGCCGAGACCCCGGCGTTCGAGAAGCTGCGCGACGACGACGAACGCTCGGCTGTCCCCGTGAAGGAGATCTTCCGTCCCCCGGCCTTGCGCTCCACGGTGCTCGGCCTGCTGTCACGCTGGGGCGAGGGCGCCGCGTTCAACACCTGGGGCGTGTTCACGATCTCGTACGCCACCGCGACGCTGCATCTGGGCAAGGTGCCGGTGCTGGTCGTGGTGACCGCCGCGGCGCTGCTCATGGCGGTGCTGCTGCCGGTGTCGGGTCTGCTGGCCGACCGGTTCAGCCCGAAGGCCGTCTATGCGTCGGGCATCGCCGCCTACGCCGTCGTGGTCTTCCCCGCGTTCGCGTTGTTCAACACCGGCAGCATCGCGGCCTACGCGGTGGGAATGTTGTTGGCGTTCGGCGTCATTCACGCCTGGTTCTACGGCGCGCAGGGCACCCTGTACGCGTCACTGTTCCCGACCCGCACCCGTTACACCGGGCTCTCGACGGTGTATCAGCTCTCCGGCGTCTATGCCTCGGGCCTGACCCCGCTGATCCTCACGGCGTTGATCGCCGCGGGTGGCGGCGCGCCCTGGTTGGCATGCGGATATCTGGTGGCCACCGCGGTGGTCAGTGTGATCGCCACGCTGCTGCTGCGACCGGAGCACTGA
- a CDS encoding multifunctional oxoglutarate decarboxylase/oxoglutarate dehydrogenase thiamine pyrophosphate-binding subunit/dihydrolipoyllysine-residue succinyltransferase subunit: MSSSPSPFGQNEWLVEEMYRKFREDPSSVDPSWHEFLVDYSPEPTTDNTVANGQSTPPAAPAATPAPPAAAAPATAAPAPAAPPAPAKPAAKAAPAKPAKSGPTAAEGDETQVLRGAAAAVVKNMNASLEVPTATSVRAIPAKLMIDNRVVINNHLKRTRGGKVSFTHLLGYAIVQAVKKFPNMNRYFAEANGKPAAITPAHTNLGLAIDLPGKDGNRSLVVAAIKRCETMHFGQFIAAYEDIVRRARDGKLTAEDFSGVTISLTNPGTIGTVHSVPRLMQGQGAIIGAGAMEYPAEFQGASEERIADLGIGKLITLTSTYDHRIIQGAESGDFLRTIHQLLLDDEFFDEIFRELGIPYEPVRWRTDNPDSIADKNARVIELIAAYRNRGHLMADIDPLRLDNTRFRSHPDLDVNSHGLTLWDLDREFKVDGFAGKQYMKLRDVLSVLRDAYCRHIGVEYTHILEPEQQRWIQDRVEIKHDKPTVAEQKYILSKLNAAEAFETFLQTKYVGQKRFSLEGAETVIPMMDAAIDQCAEHALAEVVIGMPHRGRLNVLANIVGKPYSQIFTEFEGNLNPSQAHGSGDVKYHLGASGNYIQMFGENDIQVSLTANPSHLEAVDPVLEGLVRAKQDLLDGSRDADVSGEYPVVPLMLHGDAAFAGQGVVAETLNLALLDGYTTGGTIHIVVNNQIGFTTAPTDSRSSEYCTDVAKMIGAPIFHVNGDDPEACAWVARLAVDFRQAFKKDVVIDMLCYRRRGHNEGDDPSMTQPYMYDVIDTKRGSRKAYTEALIGRGDISMKEAEDALRDYQGQLERVFNEVRELEKHAAEPSESVEADQQIPQRLATAVDKSLLARIGDAHLALPEGFTVHPRVKPVLEKRREMAYEGKVDWAFAELLALGSLISEGKLVRLSGQDTQRGTFTQRHAVIVDRKTGEEFTPLQLLATSTDGTPTGGKLLVYNSALSEYAAVGFEYGYSVGNPDAMVLWEAQFGDFVNGAQSIIDEFISSGEAKWGQLSDVVLLLPHGHEGQGPDHTSGRIERFLQLWAEGSMTIAVPSTPANYFHLLRRHGLDGIQRPLIVFTPKSMLRNKAAVSDIRDFTENKFRSVLEEPVYTDGEGDRGKVTRVLLCSGKIYYDLAARKAKDNREDVAIVRLEQLAPLPRRRLAETLDRYPNVTEKFWVQEEPANQGAWPSLGLTLPEVLPDYFTPIKRISRRAMSAPSSGSSKVHAVEQQEIIDLAFG; this comes from the coding sequence GTGAGCAGTTCACCTTCACCATTCGGGCAGAACGAGTGGTTGGTCGAGGAGATGTATCGCAAGTTCCGCGAGGATCCCTCTTCGGTGGATCCGAGTTGGCACGAATTTCTGGTCGACTACTCCCCTGAGCCCACCACCGACAACACCGTCGCCAACGGCCAGTCGACGCCGCCTGCCGCGCCGGCAGCAACCCCGGCCCCGCCTGCTGCGGCTGCTCCGGCAACCGCCGCCCCGGCACCCGCCGCTCCTCCGGCGCCCGCGAAGCCGGCGGCCAAGGCGGCTCCGGCCAAGCCGGCGAAGTCCGGCCCGACCGCGGCCGAGGGCGACGAGACACAGGTGCTGCGCGGCGCCGCGGCCGCCGTCGTCAAGAACATGAACGCCTCGCTGGAGGTGCCCACCGCGACGAGCGTGCGGGCCATCCCGGCCAAGCTGATGATCGACAACCGCGTCGTCATCAACAACCACCTCAAGCGCACCCGCGGCGGCAAGGTGAGCTTCACCCACCTGCTCGGCTACGCCATCGTGCAGGCGGTCAAGAAGTTCCCGAACATGAACCGGTACTTCGCCGAGGCCAACGGCAAGCCCGCCGCGATCACCCCGGCCCACACCAACCTGGGCCTGGCCATCGACCTGCCCGGCAAGGACGGCAACCGCTCACTGGTCGTGGCCGCGATCAAGCGTTGCGAGACCATGCATTTCGGCCAGTTCATCGCGGCCTACGAGGACATCGTGCGGCGGGCCCGCGACGGCAAGCTGACCGCCGAGGACTTCTCCGGCGTGACCATCTCGCTGACCAACCCGGGCACCATCGGCACCGTGCACTCGGTGCCGCGGCTCATGCAGGGCCAAGGCGCCATCATCGGTGCCGGCGCCATGGAGTACCCGGCCGAGTTCCAGGGCGCCAGCGAGGAGCGCATCGCCGACCTGGGCATCGGCAAGCTGATCACCCTGACCTCGACCTACGACCACCGCATCATCCAGGGTGCGGAGTCCGGCGACTTCCTGCGCACCATCCACCAGCTGCTGCTCGACGACGAGTTCTTCGACGAGATCTTCCGCGAACTCGGCATCCCCTACGAGCCGGTTCGCTGGCGCACGGACAACCCGGATTCCATCGCCGACAAGAACGCCCGCGTCATCGAGCTGATCGCGGCCTACCGCAACCGCGGCCATCTGATGGCCGACATCGACCCGCTGCGGCTGGACAACACCCGCTTCCGCAGCCACCCCGACCTCGACGTGAACAGCCACGGCCTGACGCTGTGGGACCTGGACCGCGAGTTCAAGGTGGACGGGTTCGCCGGCAAGCAGTACATGAAGCTGCGCGACGTGCTCTCGGTGCTGCGCGACGCGTACTGCCGGCACATCGGTGTCGAGTACACCCACATCCTCGAGCCCGAGCAGCAGCGCTGGATCCAGGACCGCGTCGAGATCAAGCACGACAAGCCGACCGTCGCCGAACAGAAGTACATCCTGAGCAAGCTCAACGCGGCCGAGGCGTTCGAGACCTTCCTGCAGACCAAATACGTTGGGCAGAAGCGCTTCTCACTGGAAGGTGCGGAGACCGTCATCCCGATGATGGATGCCGCGATCGACCAGTGCGCCGAGCACGCGCTCGCCGAGGTCGTCATCGGCATGCCCCACCGCGGCCGGCTCAACGTGCTCGCCAACATCGTCGGCAAGCCCTACAGCCAGATCTTCACCGAGTTCGAGGGCAACCTGAACCCGTCGCAGGCGCACGGCTCCGGTGACGTGAAGTACCACCTCGGTGCGTCGGGCAACTACATCCAGATGTTCGGCGAGAACGACATCCAGGTGTCGCTGACCGCCAACCCGTCGCACCTCGAAGCCGTCGACCCGGTGCTCGAGGGCCTGGTCCGCGCCAAGCAGGATCTGCTCGACGGCAGCCGAGATGCCGACGTCTCCGGTGAGTACCCCGTCGTCCCGCTGATGCTGCACGGCGACGCGGCGTTCGCCGGCCAGGGCGTGGTCGCCGAGACGCTGAACCTCGCCCTGCTGGACGGCTACACCACCGGCGGCACCATCCACATCGTGGTCAACAACCAGATCGGGTTCACCACGGCGCCAACGGATTCGCGCTCCAGCGAGTACTGCACCGACGTCGCCAAGATGATCGGCGCGCCGATCTTCCACGTCAACGGCGACGACCCGGAGGCGTGCGCCTGGGTGGCGCGGCTGGCCGTGGACTTCCGCCAGGCGTTCAAGAAGGACGTCGTCATCGACATGCTGTGCTACCGCCGCCGCGGACACAACGAGGGTGACGACCCGTCGATGACCCAGCCGTACATGTACGACGTCATCGACACCAAGCGCGGCTCCCGCAAGGCCTACACCGAGGCCCTGATCGGCCGCGGTGACATCTCGATGAAAGAGGCCGAGGACGCCCTGCGCGACTACCAGGGCCAGCTCGAGCGCGTGTTCAACGAGGTGCGCGAACTGGAGAAGCACGCGGCCGAGCCCAGCGAGTCGGTCGAGGCCGACCAGCAGATCCCGCAGCGCCTGGCCACCGCGGTGGACAAGTCCCTGCTGGCCCGGATCGGCGATGCCCACCTGGCCCTGCCGGAGGGGTTCACCGTGCACCCGCGCGTCAAACCGGTGCTGGAGAAGCGCCGGGAGATGGCCTACGAGGGCAAGGTCGACTGGGCGTTCGCCGAGCTGCTGGCGCTCGGGTCACTCATCTCCGAGGGCAAGCTGGTCCGATTGAGCGGCCAGGACACCCAGCGCGGCACCTTCACCCAGCGCCACGCTGTGATCGTCGACCGCAAGACCGGCGAGGAGTTCACCCCGCTGCAGCTGCTGGCCACGAGCACCGACGGCACGCCCACCGGCGGCAAGCTGCTGGTGTACAACTCGGCGCTGTCGGAGTACGCCGCGGTGGGCTTCGAATACGGCTACTCGGTGGGCAACCCGGACGCAATGGTGTTGTGGGAGGCCCAGTTCGGTGACTTCGTCAACGGCGCCCAGTCGATAATCGACGAGTTCATCAGCTCCGGTGAGGCCAAGTGGGGCCAGCTCTCCGACGTCGTGCTGCTGCTGCCGCACGGCCATGAGGGCCAGGGTCCTGACCACACCTCGGGCCGCATCGAGCGCTTCCTGCAACTGTGGGCCGAGGGTTCGATGACCATCGCGGTGCCGTCGACCCCGGCGAACTACTTCCACCTGTTGCGCCGCCATGGCCTCGACGGCATCCAGCGTCCGCTGATCGTCTTCACCCCGAAGTCGATGCTGCGCAACAAGGCCGCCGTCAGCGACATCCGCGACTTCACCGAGAACAAGTTCCGCTCGGTGCTGGAGGAACCCGTCTACACCGACGGTGAAGGCGACCGCGGCAAGGTCACCCGCGTGCTGCTGTGCAGCGGCAAGATCTACTACGACCTGGCGGCGCGCAAGGCCAAGGACAACCGTGAGGACGTCGCGATCGTGCGTCTCGAACAGCTCGCCCCGCTGCCGCGGCGCCGGCTGGCCGAGACCCTGGACCGCTACCCGAACGTCACGGAGAAGTTCTGGGTGCAGGAGGAGCCGGCCAACCAGGGGGCGTGGCCGTCGCTCGGTCTGACCCTGCCGGAGGTCCTGCCGGACTACTTCACCCCGATCAAGCGGATCTCGCGGCGGGCGATGTCGGCCCCGTCCTCAGGGTCGTCGAAGGTGCACGCCGTCGAGCAGCAGGAGATCATCGATCTGGCATTCGGGTAA
- a CDS encoding multidrug effflux MFS transporter — protein MASSPDVEQTASETGQGRMPGRIRMILVLGALVALGPLTIDMYLPALPRIADELSVSSSVSQLTLTGTLAGLALGQLIVGPLSDSLGRRRPLMAGIVLHMVASVLCVLAPNIAILGLARGLQGMGAAAASVVAIAVVGDLFTGTMAATVMSRLMLVLGVAPVLAPSLGAAVLLHGSWHWVFVALVVVAGGLLAMAALALPETLPVSHRRPLAVRGIAGTYLELLRDSRFVILVLVAALGMSGLFAYISAAPFVLQGHYGLDQQAFALVFAAGAIALIGSTQFNVVLLRRFSPQAITVAALSWSALAGVVFVALTVAHVGGLSAFVVPVLAILAGMGLVLPNAPAVALSRHPDAAGTAAALLGAAQFGLGAAVAPAIGALGNGALALSWVMTAGMAIALVALLLVGRRNGDDDASEYSGDTLDIVSEAVVEPA, from the coding sequence ATGGCATCATCGCCCGACGTGGAGCAGACGGCATCGGAAACCGGGCAGGGTCGGATGCCGGGTCGGATCCGGATGATCCTGGTCCTGGGCGCGCTGGTGGCGCTGGGCCCGTTGACCATCGACATGTATCTGCCTGCGCTGCCCCGGATCGCCGATGAGCTCTCGGTCTCCTCTTCTGTGTCGCAGTTGACGCTCACCGGAACCCTGGCCGGGCTGGCTCTGGGGCAGCTGATCGTCGGCCCGCTGTCGGACTCGCTGGGCCGTAGGCGTCCCTTGATGGCGGGCATCGTCCTGCACATGGTGGCCTCGGTGCTGTGTGTGCTGGCGCCCAACATCGCGATCCTCGGGCTGGCCCGCGGGCTGCAGGGCATGGGCGCGGCGGCTGCCTCGGTGGTGGCCATCGCCGTGGTCGGTGACCTGTTCACCGGAACGATGGCGGCCACGGTGATGTCGCGGTTGATGCTGGTGCTCGGGGTGGCCCCGGTGCTGGCCCCGTCGCTGGGCGCGGCCGTGCTGTTGCACGGCTCCTGGCACTGGGTGTTCGTCGCGCTCGTGGTGGTGGCCGGTGGCCTGCTGGCGATGGCCGCGCTCGCCCTGCCCGAGACGCTGCCGGTTTCGCACCGGCGCCCACTGGCGGTGCGCGGCATCGCCGGTACCTACCTCGAGCTGTTGCGTGACTCGCGTTTCGTGATCCTGGTGCTGGTGGCCGCGCTGGGGATGTCCGGCCTGTTCGCCTACATCTCGGCCGCGCCCTTCGTCCTGCAGGGCCACTACGGCCTGGACCAGCAGGCGTTCGCGCTGGTGTTCGCCGCGGGCGCGATCGCGCTGATCGGTTCCACCCAGTTCAACGTGGTGCTGCTGCGCAGGTTCTCGCCGCAGGCCATCACCGTGGCGGCGTTGAGCTGGTCGGCGCTGGCCGGGGTGGTGTTCGTGGCGTTGACCGTCGCCCACGTGGGCGGCCTGTCCGCGTTCGTGGTGCCGGTGCTGGCGATCCTGGCCGGCATGGGCCTGGTCCTTCCCAACGCCCCGGCGGTCGCACTGTCACGTCATCCCGACGCGGCAGGCACCGCGGCCGCGCTGCTGGGCGCCGCCCAGTTCGGGCTCGGGGCCGCGGTCGCGCCCGCGATCGGGGCGCTGGGCAACGGTGCACTCGCGTTGTCGTGGGTGATGACGGCGGGCATGGCGATCGCCTTGGTGGCGCTGCTGCTGGTCGGTCGGCGTAACGGCGATGACGACGCGAGCGAATATTCGGGCGACACGCTCGACATCGTTTCCGAGGCGGTTGTCGAGCCGGCCTGA
- a CDS encoding DHA2 family efflux MFS transporter permease subunit, whose protein sequence is MSPALNARTPSRVPARPENPWNALWAMMVGFFMILVDATIVAVANPTIMEQLGADYDGVIWVTSAYLLAYAVPLLVAGRLGDVYGPKNLYLAGLAVFTAASLWCGLAGSIEMLIAARVVQGIGAALLTPQTLSTITRIFPPERRGVAMSVWGATAGVATLVGPLAGGVLVGGLGWQWIFFVNVPIGILGLALAVWLVPVLPTQPHRFDVLGVVLSGIGMFLIVFALQEGQSRDWAPWVWATGAVGVAVMVAFVCWQAVNTAEPLIPLRIFQDRDFSLANLGVATIGFAVTAMILPLMFYAQTVCGLSPIRSALLTAPTAIASGVLAPVVGRIVDRAHPTPVIGFGFSAMAIGLTWLAFEMTPTTPIWRLLLPQLVMGIGMAFIWSPLAATATRNLPPDLAGAGSGVYNATRQVGSVLGSAGIAAYMTSRIGAEMPGAAGAAPRGEGAVAELPEFLHAPFAAAMSQAMLLPAFVALFGVVAALFLLGFDAEPTFAPNPEPYLDPRDDDDDDYVEFIVSHARHDDGDAVDAEAVTESLRALPLADDPEKWENLYAEFMADRDD, encoded by the coding sequence ATGTCCCCAGCGCTGAACGCCCGCACCCCCAGCCGTGTGCCCGCGCGTCCGGAGAATCCGTGGAACGCGCTGTGGGCCATGATGGTCGGCTTCTTCATGATCCTGGTCGACGCGACGATCGTCGCGGTCGCCAACCCGACCATCATGGAGCAACTCGGCGCCGACTACGACGGCGTGATCTGGGTGACCAGCGCTTACCTGCTCGCCTATGCGGTGCCGCTGCTCGTGGCGGGCCGGCTGGGCGATGTGTACGGGCCCAAGAACCTCTACCTGGCCGGGCTGGCCGTCTTCACCGCAGCCTCGCTGTGGTGCGGTCTGGCAGGCAGCATCGAGATGCTGATCGCCGCGCGGGTGGTGCAGGGTATCGGTGCCGCGTTGTTGACACCCCAGACGTTGTCGACGATCACCCGCATCTTCCCGCCCGAGCGGCGCGGCGTGGCGATGAGCGTGTGGGGCGCGACCGCCGGGGTGGCCACGTTGGTCGGGCCGCTGGCCGGCGGTGTGCTCGTCGGGGGACTGGGCTGGCAGTGGATCTTCTTCGTCAACGTGCCGATCGGCATCCTGGGTCTGGCGCTGGCGGTGTGGTTGGTCCCGGTGTTGCCGACCCAGCCGCACCGGTTCGACGTGCTGGGTGTGGTGCTGTCCGGCATCGGCATGTTCCTGATCGTGTTCGCGCTGCAGGAGGGGCAGTCTCGGGACTGGGCGCCGTGGGTGTGGGCCACCGGAGCGGTCGGTGTCGCGGTGATGGTGGCGTTCGTGTGCTGGCAGGCGGTCAATACCGCCGAGCCGTTGATCCCGCTGCGGATCTTCCAGGACCGCGACTTCAGTCTGGCCAACCTGGGCGTCGCGACGATCGGCTTCGCGGTCACCGCGATGATCCTGCCGTTGATGTTCTACGCCCAGACCGTGTGCGGGCTGTCGCCGATCCGCTCGGCGCTGTTGACGGCACCGACCGCGATCGCCAGCGGCGTGCTGGCTCCGGTGGTGGGCCGCATCGTCGACCGGGCCCATCCGACGCCGGTGATCGGCTTCGGCTTCTCGGCCATGGCGATCGGCTTGACCTGGCTGGCCTTCGAGATGACCCCGACGACGCCGATCTGGCGGCTGCTGCTGCCGCAGTTGGTGATGGGCATCGGGATGGCTTTCATCTGGTCTCCGCTGGCGGCCACTGCGACGCGAAACCTGCCGCCGGATCTGGCCGGGGCCGGGTCGGGCGTGTACAACGCCACCCGCCAGGTCGGGTCGGTGCTGGGCAGTGCCGGGATCGCGGCGTACATGACATCGCGAATCGGTGCCGAGATGCCGGGGGCGGCAGGTGCGGCACCGCGCGGTGAGGGTGCGGTGGCCGAGCTGCCAGAGTTCCTGCACGCCCCGTTCGCGGCGGCGATGTCGCAGGCGATGCTGCTGCCCGCGTTCGTCGCGCTGTTCGGTGTGGTGGCGGCGTTGTTCCTGCTCGGGTTCGATGCCGAGCCCACTTTTGCGCCGAATCCGGAGCCGTATCTGGATCCCCGTGATGACGATGACGACGACTACGTCGAGTTCATCGTGAGCCACGCCCGTCACGACGACGGTGACGCCGTGGACGCCGAGGCGGTGACGGAGTCATTGCGGGCGCTGCCGCTTGCCGACGATCCGGAGAAATGGGAGAACCTCTACGCCGAGTTCATGGCCGATCGCGACGATTGA
- a CDS encoding FAD-binding oxidoreductase translates to MTETLTETLAGIVGAGYVTTDPDVLDGRCVDHTGRYRGQATALVRPGTAEEVAAVLRACRDAGACVTVQGGRTSLVAGTVPENDDILLSTERLNEIGAVDIVERRVSVGAGTPLAAVQRAATAAGLVFGVDLAARESATVGGMASTNAGGLRTVRYGNMGEQVLGLDIALPDGSVVHRHSRVRRDNTGYDLAALFVGAEGTLGVITGLDLRLHPAPTHRVTAICGFADLDALVGAGRVFRDLEGIAALELIDARASALTAEHLGVGAPVDGAWQLLIELAGDNDQTERLADALDGADLCGEPAVGIDTNAQQRLWQVRESVAEVLGLFGPPLKFDVSLPLSAIRGFADSSAQLIAGHAPEAIPVLFGHIGEGNLHLNVLRCSTDAEAGLYAAMMTLIADCGGNVSSEHGVGSRKRDYVAMSRTEADIAAMRMVKAAFDPGDYLNRAVLFNRRDRP, encoded by the coding sequence GTGACTGAAACGCTTACCGAAACGCTTGCCGGGATCGTCGGTGCCGGTTACGTCACCACCGATCCCGACGTGTTGGACGGCCGCTGCGTCGACCACACCGGGCGGTACCGCGGGCAGGCGACGGCCCTGGTCCGCCCCGGCACCGCCGAGGAGGTGGCCGCGGTGCTGCGGGCCTGCCGCGACGCCGGAGCGTGTGTCACAGTGCAGGGCGGCCGCACCTCACTCGTGGCCGGGACGGTCCCCGAGAACGACGACATCCTGTTGTCCACCGAGCGGCTGAACGAGATCGGCGCAGTCGACATCGTCGAGCGCCGGGTCAGCGTCGGCGCCGGGACTCCGCTGGCCGCCGTGCAGCGGGCCGCGACGGCGGCCGGCCTGGTGTTCGGGGTGGACCTGGCCGCGCGGGAATCGGCCACGGTCGGCGGCATGGCCTCCACCAACGCCGGGGGCCTGCGCACGGTGCGCTACGGCAACATGGGCGAGCAGGTGCTCGGCCTGGACATCGCACTGCCCGACGGGTCGGTGGTGCACCGGCACAGCCGGGTACGCCGCGACAACACCGGCTACGACCTGGCCGCGCTGTTTGTCGGCGCGGAGGGCACGCTCGGCGTGATCACCGGGCTGGATCTGCGGCTGCACCCCGCCCCCACCCACCGGGTCACGGCCATCTGCGGGTTCGCCGATCTCGACGCACTGGTCGGCGCAGGCCGGGTGTTCCGGGACCTCGAAGGCATCGCCGCCCTGGAGTTGATCGATGCCCGGGCCAGTGCGCTGACCGCCGAGCACCTCGGCGTGGGCGCCCCGGTCGACGGAGCCTGGCAACTGCTGATCGAACTGGCAGGCGACAACGACCAGACCGAACGCCTGGCCGATGCGCTCGACGGCGCCGACCTGTGCGGTGAGCCCGCCGTCGGCATCGATACGAATGCCCAACAGCGGTTGTGGCAGGTGCGCGAGTCGGTGGCCGAGGTGCTCGGATTGTTCGGCCCGCCACTGAAATTCGATGTCTCGCTGCCGCTGTCGGCGATCCGGGGTTTCGCCGACTCATCCGCTCAACTGATCGCCGGCCATGCGCCAGAAGCGATCCCGGTGCTGTTCGGCCACATAGGCGAGGGCAATCTGCACCTGAACGTGCTGCGCTGCTCCACCGACGCCGAAGCAGGGCTGTATGCCGCGATGATGACGCTGATCGCCGACTGCGGCGGCAACGTCAGCTCCGAGCACGGGGTCGGCTCCCGCAAGCGCGACTACGTGGCGATGTCACGCACCGAGGCCGATATCGCGGCCATGCGGATGGTCAAGGCCGCGTTCGATCCCGGCGACTACCTCAACCGCGCCGTGCTGTTCAATCGTCGCGATCGGCCATGA